CTATCTCCTATTGGttatgtttctctgaagaaccttgATTAATATATCTTCACTTTTCTGATGGGTATAAAAGAAATTGTTGATTTTCAAATTGCTCAGCTTCTTTCTTGCTGTAAGTATGAGGTATAATGATTTCCAAGGTCTTTCCATATCTGAGATGAAAGCAAAGTCTTGCTCACCACATTCAGTACCAAATATATAGTTTCCTGGTCATTATAGGAAAttcataaatacttattgaatgactgaataaataaattaatgtattagAGGAGATAGGATTAAGAAAATGCTAAAAGCTAGGTAGTgagatatacaaaatatattcaaggaaataaaaatatgtatagtgATAAAATAACAAGGAGCTAGAAATAGGAGGATGggaaaaatctatttcaaaatgATGACTACGTCATGGAGACATTGTCAGAGCTACAACTTAAAGTACTTGGCAGGGTAAGTTAAGGGGTTAAGACTTCATTTTATGAGTTGTGGAGACTCTTCAAAGGCCTGGGAACTCAACATGATCTGAAATATTATTTGTTAAACATAGATTTAGTGGGTTTTATTTGGAGAAATGATGATCAGAAAATCATTTGGGAGATTATAAACAGAATAGAAGATGATGACGGTGTAAGTTAGGGTATCATGAGTATCAAGTGAAGTATAATAATTCATGTGATATttaagaaacagaactaataaaactaagagatggaagaaaacagggaaagaaaggtaacctaaaatattaataataacttcTCAGCTCCTTAGACATTGGGTTAGAAGCTTAGAGATCATTGAAACTAGAAATATAAGATCAAGTTCAAGTTGAGTTTTGGGGTGGTAGATATACATTCAGTTTTATACATCTTACTCTTTTAGTATTATTTTGGATGTAAATGTATAAAGCTCAAAAAACATATTTGGGCATAAGATTGAGGTTTGAAGTCATCATCAGATATTAATTGAAGAAATGGAATAACGTAAGAAAGAGCCTTGTCAAATGTTACAGTTaagacattgaaaaaaaaaaatgaaatgatccATGAAAATAGAGCTTATGAGCTCTTCTATTTAACAAAAGGAGAGTAAAGGGGAAAACCAGGTGAGGACATAAAGAatcaaaataacacagaaaatgagaaaaggaaataggTCAGGAAAAGAATTACCTGTAGAAAATGCTGCTTACTAAGAGACCTGTTAAAGTTAATTTGGATTCAACAGCAAGGAAAGTACTTAACAGTTTTGCAAGGCTAATTTTAGTGTAAAAGCAAGTGTGCAGTGAATTGTCAATTATTTATACGGTGATAAATGAAGCTAGTAACTATAAGAAACAGTATACTAAGGAGGGAGACTCATAAAGCAGAAAAGTAGACTTGGGTATGCTTAATGTGGATAAGAATGTCAATTAGagattgaaatataatttaagcTTTTAAATGACTTCTGATTAATACCTTCTTTAATGACTTCTGATTAGATATATATTGTAATCATACTTTAGCAGTAGTTGATTCATTTAGTCACTTTGTCATCCTTAAAATGCTATTTTCACTTGGGCTTAAGAAAGCAtacattgttttttaatcttcttttgcCTCTTAGTCCTTGCTGCTGATTTTCCCTaagatttctgaatttttaatgttAAGGTATATGAAGGACTAATTCTTCAATCTCCTTTTCCCTACTCATTCTCATTGCTGTGTTGATTTCATCCAATGTTGTGTCTTTAActtctatttatatataattatttctttaaacttttcatttagACATTCTCTCTAAAATCTAAAATCACATATAAAACTAACCACTTAGCTTCTCCACTTCGATGTTTTAATAGTCACCTTAATTATACTATAGCAAATACTTTGTGAGATTTTATGCCAAATCTCTTCTTATGGTCTCAGCAAATGACAACTACATCCATTCAGTTTTTCATGCAAGACCTTGAAGTTAtgattgttcttttctttttctccccatataataatagcaaatacatgAGAATCTTGTTGGCTCTTCGTCCTGAAAACTATGTGttcagaatctgaccacttctcataATCACTAACATTATCATCAACATCATACTACATCTAGATTAGTGAAGTAgaccaaaaaatataaacaaagatttTCATGGAACCATTTTTGTAGTATTAATGTCCATCACAATTGAAGAAATAGTTAACTTGTGGAATATTCATAAATTGAAGAGATCATGGCAATGCAAATTCCACCAGACACTATATGGAAGAAGGTCATAAAAATggtgagtaaaataaaataaaaaatgcaatataattttactttaaagttcaaaaagtgtaaaatttaaaataaatattgcgAGACCTGGCTGCTCTGCCCCGCGGCTTGTGCGCGCTTGTGGACCGCGCGGGCCTTCGGGAGATGGATGCAGGCCTGGGGCAGTCTCCTTTCTGGACTGAGAAGAGAAGAATGGAGAAGAGCCCCTTCCCATTAGTGCCTTTGCATTGGTTTGGCTTTGGCTACACAGCACTGGTTGTTTCTGGTGGGATCGTCGGCTATGTAAAAACAGGCAGGGTGCCGTCCCTGGCTGCAGGGCTGCTTTTCGGCAGCCTAGCTGGCCTGGGTTCTTATCAGATGTCTCAGGATCCAAGGAACGTTTGGGTTTTCCTAGCTGCTACATCTGTTACTTTTGTTGGTGTCATGGGATTGAGATCCTACTACTATGGAAAAATCATGCCTGTAGGTTTAATTGCAGGTGCCAGTTTGCTGATGGCCGCCAAAATTGGAGTTCCTATGTTGATGACATCTAATTAGCAGAAGTCATGTTCCAGCTTGGACTCATGAAGGATTAAAAATCTGCATCTTCCACTATTTTCAATGTATTAAGAGAAATAAGTGCAGCATTTTTGCATTTGACattttacctaaaaaaaaaagacaccaaactTGGCAGAGGGGTGGAAAATCAGTTGTTACCATTATAACCCTACAGAGGTTATAATGAGGATGTAACATGAGCTTATTGAGACCCTCATAGAGATCGATTCTTGTATATTGATGTTGTCTCTTCTTTCTGTATCTGTAGGTAAATCTCAAGGGTAAAATGTTAAGTGTTGACATTGAGAGCCCTGAAACCCCATTCCCTGCTCAGAGGAACAGTGTGAAAAAATAgagtatttgttcttttgctcatCTTAGACCACAGACTGACTTtgaaattatgttaagtgaaatatcattgaaaataaagtttactataaataaaaaaaaaataaaaaaataaaaaaattaaatattgctcAGGAGCGCATAACTATGTAGTGAAAATATCCAGTTAGGACTTCTACTTCCAGTCATAGCATAGTGACTGCTACTGGCCTCAACTTTCTACCACAAAGAACTATGTATAAAATTGGACATATGAGGAGAATGCTTTAAGGAAATTCTGAGAGACAGAAAACTCATGAAAGAAGAGGAAGCGCTATatcacttccatttttttttcctgggaacaATTTTATGACTCCAGTGTGGACAGCTGGagccaaagaagacatatatattttttaaggatCTGAGAATAAAGGTACTGAAGTGGCTTGAATCATAGGGTCAAGTCAGCACAGAAGAGATAGTTAAACATTGTGGGGATCCAGAAGTCTATGTCCAATTTCCCTATGTGTCTTTGTACCCAGACTTGACTGTATATATGTAGAGTTTATCAGAGATTATCTGTCATGGTgataaaaggaaaacagtaaTGCTAGGAGTATATCAGTGCTCAGAAACATTGTTCCAGCTCAGCCAGGCTGGAGATATATCATTAATACCAAACTCACAAAGCTGATTAGCGAGAAAAGCTATACCTTGAGAATAAGGAGCAAACCCTAGAGGAAGGTCTGGTCAATAGTCATAGAAACTAAGTAATGTAGTTTGGATaagcgtccccacccaaatctcatgtttaattgtaatccccaatgttggaggtggggccttgatgaaaggtgattggatcatgtgaGTGGATTTCTCGTGAATGGTTGAACAATATCCCattgctgctgttctcatgatagttagtTCTCATTAcctctggctgtttaaaagtgagTGGCACCTCCCCCGAACCTTGTTCCTTCTTTCGCTATGTTATATGCCTGTTCCCCCTTTTCCATCgaccatgattgaaagcttcctgaagcctcttCAAATGCAGACACTTCTATGCTTCTTATAcagctgcagaaccatgagtcaattaaacttcttttctttaaaatcacccagtctcagctatttctttatagcaatacaagaatgaCCTAATAAACTAGGTAAATAAAAGCCAAATCTATAAAGATTTTGGAAGTTTAATAATACAAAGTTAAAAGAATTCTGAGCTTTCCACAAATCAAACATAATAAACCATCAAATGAAAGGTAATCAAAATCTATATTCACAGCCAGTAATCGGACTacccaccaaaaacaaaaattaaaactctttGAAGGAAATAAGGGAATCTAGAGCTCATATATTatccaaaacattttaaatacaattcaaaaatcactagccattaaaaaataggaaagtacaaccaaaaataaaaatggtagtcAATATCATCCAATTGCAAGATGGCACagatgttaaattttgtataaaaagatgtttaaaaatgaatataaatattttcaaggacTTCCAGGAAAATATGGTCCTTATGAGTGAAGAGATAAATAAACTAACTCgagaaactaaaaatcaaaactaaaatgtaaccaaatagaaattttacaACTAAAACTAGAATAACATAAGTAAAAATTTCCCTAAAAGTGTTTTAACAACAGATAAAAGATAGTAGAATATGGTATAAGTGAATTTGaagataaaacaatagaaataattcAACCTGAAGGACAGAAAGTAGATGtattgtattaatcagggttctctaaagggacacaAGTAATAGGATATACAGATATAAAgatgtatatagatatagatatagatatatgggatatctatatatagatatatgggatatctatatttatctatatatagatatatagatatagtcagggttctctaaagggataCAACTAATAGGATAtcaatatatctatatctatatatctatagatatctttttagatatatatattatataaataaagtataatataaataaaatagtattaactCACGATCACAAGATTTCACAATAGGCTCTCTGCAAGTTGAGGAATATCGTAGCAAGTacgagtcccaaagctgaagaacttggagtctgatgtttgagggcaggaagcatccagcacaggaggaaGATGTAGTCTTGGAGGCTAAGCCAGTTTAACCTTTaaccttttcacgtttttctgcctgctgtaTATTCTAGCtactctggcagctgattagatggtgcccacccacattaagGGTAAATCTGCTTTTCCCACACCACTGACTCAAACGTttatctcctttggcaacaccttcgCAGACAtgcccaggatcaatactttgcatccttcaacccaatcaagttgacagtattaaccatcacatgtaTTGACAAAAAGGTAACAGATACTCAAGGTCATGTGGAACGAtacaatagtttaaaaattacatataactggattttcaaaatgaaaagggagaatgagacaaaaatattttaataaatggttgATTTCCAGTTTTGATTTTTGATTCCCAATTTTGATTATCACCATAGTTTTTTAGAAGGTAGGAAATTTAATACTGACTTCAACATAAGAAGTGTAATTCTGAGGGCTCAACTTGGGATTCTAACCATTATACACTATGAGGGTAAGACTCTTCTGTTCATTCTACACTATATGTCATGAATTATGAATACTGGTTAGAAGAGACACTGTCAGCATGAAGTGCATGCTGGGTACTGTCTCTAATCCTTTTGGGTTGTTGTTTCTCTGGCCTTGGATTGTTTGCTCATACATATACACTTATAATTACTCTGCTGAATAGTCCAGGAGGACCTTCCGGATAAGTCCAGAATGCCCACTTTGTGCAGCTCCCTCCTACCTGTACTCTATCCTATGAACTCTCGTTGCTTGGCCTTTCTAAATTTCTTCCATCTCTTTAAGTCTGCAGTCTTCCAGTCTTCGCTTTTGTTCCCTCTCTCTGCACTGCACCCTGGAAACTCTATCAAGGCTGTAAAATAATGCAGTTATAGAACTTCCATCATTTTAGGGTTTTCCTCCCATCTTAAGGGATCAATATCACATGTTTTTTGATGGTCAGTATCTTGAAAAtgattacttcaaatattttacccaGTTCTTTTGGTAGTGTTAGGCAGACTGAGAAATTCAGTCTTTGTTACTCTATATTGACCAAGAGCAGGAATCTAGgaaacttttataatttaaaaatgagtattatTGGATACAGATAAACCATTAGAAAATTAAAGCCTGTTAACCCACTGATAAAtatggaatattaaaaataagtatttatttaatcCTAAGTAGTAATAAAATAGAGGAGGcacaagtaaaaacaaaattcacagaaaataaatccaaaattatCAATAATTACATCGAATGTTAATTGACTATATGATCCAATTAAATGTCACAAATTattaaattagattaaaaaaGAAGGTCCAGTTATATGTCATGTTTATGTTTAAAGATCTACTTTGAATAGAAATTTGTAAGCATGCTAAAAttatagacaatttttttttaactaaacagAAGTACTTTTTTGGAAAgttaaaacaatattaaacaaTTTGATCAAAATGACATTAacaaatattacatttaataattaaagaaaacactAATTAAAGTACACAGAAAACTTTCATAAAGATAATCTGTGAGCTGGGCTATGAAATGATACTCAATGAATGTCAAAATTCTGAAATTTGACAAAGTatgtttagaaaatggaaaagttccttgaaaaaagataaagagaagcatttcatgatttaaaaaaacattaaccCAAAGAAATCTGCAGGGCTATACTGCTTAATTGATGGATTTTATTAAACttgaagatattaaaaatactaCTAGTCATGCATAAACTCAGAAAACCTAAAAGGTTCATATAGCTATATTAGGaactcaatatttatttttattgaataaatatatttaataacataaataattgtatatatacttatgtaatGAAACTTAGCAATGTGtacttctctctgtctctctctctctgactctctttgtctctctctcacacacatgctcacacaaaCTGAATAAATTTTGACTTTGACCAACAATTGGTCACTAGTTCTACAGACCTATTCCAAACCTTCTGAGTTTGTAGAGTCATCAAAGAGGCCATTGTGTTGTAAAAAAACACTAGTTGTTCTTTATAATCTGTAATGATTATTTTGCGTGCTTGCAGAGTTTCACTTTTACTCCACAATCCTGAATACTCAAGCAGAAAAGAAGACTATATTAGATTATACACATGCCATGATAAAAGATACATTCTATATTCACTATGGATTTGAGATTACAATTAGTTCTCAATAGGCATTAAATAATAATGTGATGCAATACAACCCCAATTATACACACAGCAGGATAATGAGGACTACTCTCTGGGGAGAATAATCCATTCATTAATATTGTGCATTATTTGCTGATTCAGAAAAAGAATGTTGCTTTTTAAACACCTTCTGAagaatttgccttttctttcattACTAAATGCAACTGTATTTCACAAACTAAAGAGTTAATTGATAAAATAACACACAATTAAATTAATTGGTATCTCAGAATCACATTAGACAATGTAGATGTAGATACAAATTAAGGTTGATATATGAGTATTCatgttcatgtatttattcattatttgaattttattgagcaaatatttaatatctactAAATTCTCTGCACTGAACTAGGATAAAGTATGCAACATAAGGTATGGTTTATGATCTATGAATATTAAGTATAAAACATCACCTGTTTCAATAAGAAGATTTTCCATTTAAACTTGTGTGTGCATTGGCAAAATGTAATTTATGATAATATACACAGTGAAACTCACAGGATGTAAGTTCTTGTTTGGTTTCATTAAttattgtgtatttttctatACAAAGAATCAGATGTTAATACATTCCTTCCAAAATCTACCTTTGTGACCAAGGCATTTTGCTGCCTTTTCTAAAGTGAGAccttccttttttaacttttagaagtagaattttccttccttttttaacataaatgttaaaatttaacatttttaacacCAGCACAGCAATCTAAGCAATTATGTGAATCTCTCCAGATGGACCCCTGATGAATCACACATCCTGGTATCCACGTTCATGCATAGCCCCTCTTGCATTTATGCCCATTCTTTCACTATTTTGACCAACATGAGAGAAGGTGATATTAAATTTCTTCCAAGGCTTGGAAACAAGACACCTTGTAGCTTCCATCAGGATCTCTTCAAACACCTGCTCTGAATCTGACTACCCTGTGACAATCATATTGGCCCAGATAGAagccagaggaagagaaagagatgctTAGCAAACTCTAAGCTTTTGTAAGCATCCACTTGTGGTAGAAGGTGTGTGAGTAAAGTAGTTATGCTGGACTTCTAGCATGATTCAACCTTCATCTGACTCCAGTTCCAGCTGCCATCTGTTGGAAACAACATCAGAAATACAAGGCAAGAATTGCACTGCTGAACCCAATGAAACTTCAGAATCTTCACAATACCTTATTGTTGAAGTAGTAATTTTTAGATTACTTTTATGCAGCAATATATTACCAACATGTTAGTTGATAtggtttgtgtccccacccaaatctcaccttgtatTGTaacaatccccacatgtcaagggcagaaccaggtagagataattaaatcatggggcagtttccaccatgctgttctcgtgatagagttctcatgagatctgatgattttataagtggCTTCCCCCTTCAGTCTGCACTCATCCTCTCTCCTgcccaccctgtgaagaggtgccttctgccatgattgtagtttcctgaggcctcccctgccatgtggaactgtgagccaattaaacctcttttctttataaactaacCAGTTTCAGGCAGTTttttacagcagcatgagaatgaactaatatagtaaattggtactacAGAAAGTGGGGTGCTGGgcaaaaagatacctgaaaatgtggaaatgactttggaactgggtaataggcagtgattggaatagtttggagggcttagaagaaggtgggaaaatgtgggaaagtttgaaacttcctagagacttgttcagtggctttgatcaaaatgctgataatgttATAAACAAT
The nucleotide sequence above comes from Macaca thibetana thibetana isolate TM-01 chromosome 18, ASM2454274v1, whole genome shotgun sequence. Encoded proteins:
- the LOC126940962 gene encoding transmembrane protein 14B-like, with the protein product MDAGLGQSPFWTEKRRMEKSPFPLVPLHWFGFGYTALVVSGGIVGYVKTGRVPSLAAGLLFGSLAGLGSYQMSQDPRNVWVFLAATSVTFVGVMGLRSYYYGKIMPVGLIAGASLLMAAKIGVPMLMTSN